CAGGGCCTCCAGCAGTTCGAACGTCTTCACCACATTGCCGTGCCAGTACTTCTCCGGCTGCTGCACCGACTCGCCGACCAGCGACTGCGCCGCGAAATGCAGGACTCCGTCGAAGGGTTCGGAAGCCAGCAGTGCGGGCGCGGCGACCGCCACGTCACCCTGGACGAACCGGGCGGCGGAAGGGACGCCGTCGGCATTGCCGGTGGACAGATCGTCGACCACGACCACCTCGTGGCCGGCTTCCAGCAGGACCTGGGCGCAGACCCCGCCGACGTAGCCCGCGCCCCCTGTGACGAGAAGTTTCACGTGTCAGGCCAGCTTCACCTGGACGGCGTGCGCCATCTCGTCGGGCAATTCGAAGCCGTCGTGGCCGGGCACGGTGATGACCACCGAACCGGCCTTCGTCTCCACCGTGACCCGTGCGTCGGGCACCACGCCCGCCTCGCGCAGCCGGCCGATGACCTCGGGGTCGGTCTGGATGTGCTCGGCGAGCCTGCGCACGACGACGGCGTGCTGCTGGCCGTGCGGCAGGTCGGACAGGCGCAGCAGCGTCTCGTCGGCGGCGGCGGGCGGAATGATGCCGAGTTCGTCCAGACCGGGGATGGGGTTGCCGTAGGGGGAGGTGGTGGGGTGGTTGAGCACCTCGACCAGGCGTCGCTCGACGTCCTCGCTCATGACGTGCTCCCAGCGACAGGCCTCCGCGTGCACGTTCTGCCAGTCGAGGCCGATGATGTCGACGAGCAGGCGTTCGGCCAGCCGGTGCTTGCGCATGACGGCGACGGCCATGCTGCGCCCCTTCTCGGTCAGCTCCAGATGACGGTCGCCGGCGACCAGCAGCAAACCGTCACGCTCCATCCGGGCGACGGTCTGGCTGACGGTGGGGCCGCTCTGTTCGAGGCGCTCGGCGATCCGGGCGCGCAGGGGCACCACGCCCTCCTCCTCGAGGTCGTAGATGGTACGGAGATACATCTCCGTGGTGTCGACCAGATCCTTCACCTGTTACCCCTTCGTCGGCACGAATTCTACCCACGCGCGACGGCACCCCCGTGTGCCGGATCGTCTCGTTCCACGCTGCGCACGACATCTCCGGCGGCATTGCGGGGCCCGATCGGCGCACGGCGGGCGGCCGTGAGCGTCTTTCTTGTATTTGTACTGCATAGGAACGTTTCGCGGGGTTCCTTGCTTCCCGCTAGCGTTGCGATCATGGCCACTGCACCGCGCGGCGAACCGCGGACGCCGATCCCGCCCGCACCGAGCCGGCCCGCGACGGTCGTCTGGACCGAGCGCTTCCTGGATTACGCCTGGACGCCGGAGCATCCGATGCAGCCCGCGCGCCTGAAGTTCACCATGGCGCTCGCGGAGAGCCTCGGCTTGCTCGAGGGTGTCGAACTGCTCGAGCCCGCCGAGGCCGGCCGCCCGGAGTTGCTGCGCATCCACACGCCCGACTACCTCGACGCGGTGGAACGCGCCGTGCCGCCGGTGGGTTCGCCGGCCGCCCCGCCCTACGGCCTCGGCTCCCCGGACAATCCGGTGTTTCCGCGCATGCACCAGGCCGCGTCCACGATCGTCGGCGGCACTCTGGCCGCGGCCATGGCCATCGCGGAGGGACGCACCAAGCGAGCGGTGAGCATCGGCGGTGGCATGCATCACGCGATGGCCGATTCGGCTGCGGGTTTCTGCGTGTACAACGACCCGGCGGTGGCCATCTCCTGGCTGCTCGACCACGGGTTCGACCGGATCGCCTACATCGACGTGGACGTGCACCACGGCGACGGCGTGCAGCGCGCTTTCTACGCCGACCCCCGGGTGCTCACCATCTCGCTGCACCAGCACCCGGCCACCCTGTGGCCCAATACCGGGTGGCCGGAGGAGACCGGCGCGGGCGCGGGGGAGGGCACCGCGATCAACCTGCCACTGTTGCCCGGCACCCGGGATGCGCAGTGGCTGCGCGGCTTCCACGCCGTGGTGCCCGGCGCGGTGGCGGCGTTCGGGCCGCAGATCGTGGTCAGCCAGTGCGGGGTGGACACCCATCGCGAAGATCCGCTGGCCGATCTGGAACTCACCGTCGACGGACAGCGCGCGGCCTTCCGGGCGATGCGCGACCTCGCCGATCGGTATGCCGAAGGTCGCTGGCTGGCCGTCGGCGGCGGCGGGTACGGCCTGGTCCGGGTGGTGCCGCGGGCGTGGACCCACCTGCTGGCCACCGCGCTGGACCGCACCGTCGACCCCGCGACGCCGATACCGCAGGACTGGATCGACACGATCCGCGCGGCGGCGCCGCGAGCCGACCCGCCGCGCACCATGGGCGACGGTGGCGACGTCGCCTACCGTCCGTGGGACGGCCCCGGCGGCACCGGCGAGACCGGTGATGCCCGGGTCGACCGCGCCCAACGTGCCGTCGACATGGCGGTGCTGGCCACCCGCCGAGCGACTTTCGGGTTGCTGGGACTGGATCCGGAGGACCCTCGTGACTGACTTTCCCGATACCTCGGACACCCCCGCGACCCCGCCTCCGCCGCCGCAGCACTGGTTCGCGGACGTGCTGGCTTCCGACGGTGGCGTCGTCCGGCTGCGGCCGATCACACCCGATGACGCCGAGCGGTTGCAGGAGTTCCACAGCGCGCTGTCGGATCGCACCAGGTACCTGCGGTATTTCGGTCCGTATCCCCGGATTTCGCCGAAGGACCTGTACCGCACCACGCACGTCGACTATCACGACCGGGTCGGGCTGGTGCTGGAACTGGCCGAGGCGATCGTGGCGGTGGGCCGCTACGAACTGCTGGAGCGCGACGGGCCGCGCGCGGCGGAGGTCGCGTTCGTGGTCGCCGACGGGCACCAGGGGCGCGGGCTCGGCTCGATCCTGCTGGAGCACTTGGCCGGCGCCGCCGCCGAGAACAAGATCGAGACCTTCGTCGCCGAGGTGCTCGCGGAGAACACCGTGATGGTCACGGTGTTCCGGGACGCGGGCTATCAGGTCGAGCGCAGCAGGGACGGCTCCGTGCTGCACCTCGAATTCGCCATCGACCCCACCGAAGCGCTGCTGTCGGTGCGTGATTCGCGCGAACGCGCCTCGGAGGCGCGCAGTGTGGGCAATCTGCTCACCCCGCGGTCGGTCGCCGTGATCGGGGCCACCCCGGCGACGGGGCGGGTCGGCGGCGCGGTGCTGGCGAATCTGCTGTCGGGCCTGTTCCAGGGGCCGGTGTTCCCGGTGAACCCCAACCGAAAGTCGGTGCGCGGGGTCCGGGCCTACGCGACGGTCCGGGAAATACCCGACGAGGTCGATCTCGCCGTGGTCGCGGTGCCGCCCGCGGCGATCGGATCGGTGCTCGACGACTGCATGGCCAAAGGGGTCAAAGGGCTCGTGGTGTTGACCGCGGGTTTCGGCGAGACCGGCGAGGAGGGCCTGGCGGCCGAACGGGAACTCGTGGCGGCCGCGCGTGGCCACGGCATGCGCGTGGTCGGGCCGAGCGCGCTCGGCATCGCGAACACCGACCCGGCGGTCGCGATGAACGCGACGCTCGCCACGGTGCTGCCCGGGCGCGGGCGGATCGGATTCTTCTGCCAGTCCGGGCCCCTGGGCGCGGCCATCCTGGGTGAGGCGGCGGCGCGCAATCTCGGGTTGTCGACGTTCGTGTCGGCGGGTAACCGCGCCGACGTCTCCGGCAACGACCTGCTGCAGTACTGGGACAGCGACCCGGACACCGATGTGGTGCTGCTCTACCTGGAGAGCTTCGGCAATCCGCGCAAGTTCTCCCGGATCGCGCGCCGGGTGGCCCGGACCAAACCGATCGTCGCGGTGAGCAGCGGCCGCTCGGTCGCCCAGCCCGCGGGGGACATGGACCGTTCGATCGTGCGGGATCTGTTCGCCCAAGCGGGCATCGTCCAGGTCGACTCGATCTCCGAACTGTTCGACTGCGCCGCCCTGCTGGGCTACCAGCCGCTGCCGCGCGGCTCGCGGCTGACGGTCGTCGGCAACAGCACGGCGCTCAACTGGCTGGCCGTCGACGCGGCGCAGGGCGAGGGGCTCGAGGTCGCCGAGCCGGTCAACCTGGGACCACAGGCGACGCCGGGCGCGTACCTGGACGCACTGGTCGCGGCCCTGCGGTCGGACGAGACAGATGCGGTGATCGTGGTTTTCGCTCCCCCGGTCCCGCTGCCGACCACCGGTTTCGCCGACGCCATCCGCGCGGCGGCGGCCGCTGTGCCCGAGGCGGGGAAGCCGATTCTCACCACATTCGTGGCCGAGCAAGGGATTCCGAACCTGCTCGCGGTGCGCGGTCCGGGCGCGGCGGCGGCGCACGGGTCGATTCCGTCGTATCCCGATCCCGAACGCGCCGCACGGGCCCTGGCTCGGGTCCGGCGCTACGCCGAATGGCGCACCAGGCCCGTGTCGCCGGTGGTGCGGCCGCAGGGTATCGACACCGACCGCGCGCGCCAATTGGTGGCCGACTGGATGGCCGGGTCGGGTGGTCGCCGGCTCACCGATCTGGAGACAGTGGAACTGCTTGCCTGCTATGGGATTTCGGTCGTGGAGTTCCGGGAGGTGCGCAACGCCGAGGAGGCGGTCGCGGCCGCGGAGGAACTCGGCTATCCGGTGGCGGCCAAGGCGACCGGCGAACACTGGCGGCGCAGACCGGATCTCACCGGTGTCCGGCTCGATCTATGGCGACCGGAAGCGGTGCGGCAGGGATACGCGGATCTGGCGGAGTTGTGCGGTGATCCCGTGGTGCACATCCAGAAGATGGCTACCAAGGGTGTCGGCTGCATTCTGCGGGTGCAGGACGACCCCTCGTTCGGCTCGGTGATCGAATTCGGCCTGTCCGGTCTGATCATCGAGTTGCTCGGTGACCGCGCCTATCGTGCGTTGCCGTTGACCGCCGACGAGGCGACGGCTCTGATCGACGCACCGAGGGCCGCGCCGCTGCTGTCGGGGACCCCGGCGAGC
Above is a genomic segment from Nocardia sputorum containing:
- a CDS encoding metal-dependent transcriptional regulator translates to MKDLVDTTEMYLRTIYDLEEEGVVPLRARIAERLEQSGPTVSQTVARMERDGLLLVAGDRHLELTEKGRSMAVAVMRKHRLAERLLVDIIGLDWQNVHAEACRWEHVMSEDVERRLVEVLNHPTTSPYGNPIPGLDELGIIPPAAADETLLRLSDLPHGQQHAVVVRRLAEHIQTDPEVIGRLREAGVVPDARVTVETKAGSVVITVPGHDGFELPDEMAHAVQVKLA
- a CDS encoding acetoin utilization protein AcuC, which translates into the protein MATAPRGEPRTPIPPAPSRPATVVWTERFLDYAWTPEHPMQPARLKFTMALAESLGLLEGVELLEPAEAGRPELLRIHTPDYLDAVERAVPPVGSPAAPPYGLGSPDNPVFPRMHQAASTIVGGTLAAAMAIAEGRTKRAVSIGGGMHHAMADSAAGFCVYNDPAVAISWLLDHGFDRIAYIDVDVHHGDGVQRAFYADPRVLTISLHQHPATLWPNTGWPEETGAGAGEGTAINLPLLPGTRDAQWLRGFHAVVPGAVAAFGPQIVVSQCGVDTHREDPLADLELTVDGQRAAFRAMRDLADRYAEGRWLAVGGGGYGLVRVVPRAWTHLLATALDRTVDPATPIPQDWIDTIRAAAPRADPPRTMGDGGDVAYRPWDGPGGTGETGDARVDRAQRAVDMAVLATRRATFGLLGLDPEDPRD
- a CDS encoding bifunctional acetate--CoA ligase family protein/GNAT family N-acetyltransferase; this encodes MTDFPDTSDTPATPPPPPQHWFADVLASDGGVVRLRPITPDDAERLQEFHSALSDRTRYLRYFGPYPRISPKDLYRTTHVDYHDRVGLVLELAEAIVAVGRYELLERDGPRAAEVAFVVADGHQGRGLGSILLEHLAGAAAENKIETFVAEVLAENTVMVTVFRDAGYQVERSRDGSVLHLEFAIDPTEALLSVRDSRERASEARSVGNLLTPRSVAVIGATPATGRVGGAVLANLLSGLFQGPVFPVNPNRKSVRGVRAYATVREIPDEVDLAVVAVPPAAIGSVLDDCMAKGVKGLVVLTAGFGETGEEGLAAERELVAAARGHGMRVVGPSALGIANTDPAVAMNATLATVLPGRGRIGFFCQSGPLGAAILGEAAARNLGLSTFVSAGNRADVSGNDLLQYWDSDPDTDVVLLYLESFGNPRKFSRIARRVARTKPIVAVSSGRSVAQPAGDMDRSIVRDLFAQAGIVQVDSISELFDCAALLGYQPLPRGSRLTVVGNSTALNWLAVDAAQGEGLEVAEPVNLGPQATPGAYLDALVAALRSDETDAVIVVFAPPVPLPTTGFADAIRAAAAAVPEAGKPILTTFVAEQGIPNLLAVRGPGAAAAHGSIPSYPDPERAARALARVRRYAEWRTRPVSPVVRPQGIDTDRARQLVADWMAGSGGRRLTDLETVELLACYGISVVEFREVRNAEEAVAAAEELGYPVAAKATGEHWRRRPDLTGVRLDLWRPEAVRQGYADLAELCGDPVVHIQKMATKGVGCILRVQDDPSFGSVIEFGLSGLIIELLGDRAYRALPLTADEATALIDAPRAAPLLSGTPASPRVDKAALSELAQRISALFDDLPEMRELSFDPVLASPTSAEILYARGRIGPEPSRFDTGPRRLG